A region of Hydrogenimonas cancrithermarum DNA encodes the following proteins:
- a CDS encoding serine hydroxymethyltransferase, giving the protein MTILQRNDPIVYEIIENELKRQTDHLEMIASENFTFPEVMEAQGSVFTNKYAEGYPYKRYYGGCEYADAVEQLAIDRAKLLFGCEYANVQPHSGSQANGGVYAALLKAGDKILGMDLSHGGHLTHGAKVSFSGKNYQSFTYGVEMDGRIDYDRVADIAQIVKPKLIICGASAYAREIDFAKFREIADGVGALLMADVAHIAGLVVAGEHPHPFPYCDVVTTTTHKTLRGPRGGLIMTNNEDLAKKINSAIFPGIQGGPLVHVIAAKAVGFGKNLTDEWKMYARQVKANAKILADVLMARGYDVVSGGTDNHLVLVSFLDKDFSGKDADAALGRAGITVNKNTVPGETRSPFVTSGIRIGSPALTARGMKEAEFEIIANAICDVLDDIGNEEKQAKIKEEMTQLAHRFVIYDRPTY; this is encoded by the coding sequence ATGACCATTTTGCAGCGAAACGACCCGATCGTCTACGAAATCATCGAAAACGAGCTCAAGCGCCAGACCGACCATCTCGAGATGATCGCCAGCGAGAACTTCACCTTTCCGGAAGTGATGGAGGCTCAGGGCAGCGTCTTTACCAACAAGTACGCCGAAGGGTACCCCTACAAGCGCTACTACGGCGGATGCGAATATGCCGATGCTGTGGAGCAGCTCGCGATCGACCGTGCCAAACTTCTGTTCGGATGCGAATACGCCAACGTCCAGCCCCACTCCGGAAGCCAGGCCAACGGCGGCGTCTACGCAGCACTTCTGAAAGCCGGCGACAAGATTCTGGGAATGGACCTCAGCCACGGCGGGCACCTCACCCATGGCGCGAAAGTGAGCTTTTCAGGCAAAAACTACCAGAGCTTCACCTATGGCGTCGAAATGGACGGCCGCATCGACTACGACCGCGTCGCGGATATCGCGCAGATCGTCAAACCCAAGCTGATCATCTGCGGAGCGAGCGCCTACGCCCGTGAGATCGACTTCGCGAAATTCCGGGAAATCGCCGACGGCGTGGGTGCACTTCTAATGGCTGACGTCGCCCATATCGCGGGGCTCGTCGTTGCCGGCGAACATCCGCACCCGTTCCCGTACTGCGACGTCGTCACGACGACGACCCACAAGACGCTTCGCGGGCCGCGCGGCGGCCTCATCATGACCAACAACGAAGATCTCGCCAAAAAGATCAACAGTGCCATCTTCCCGGGCATCCAGGGCGGGCCTCTCGTCCATGTCATCGCGGCCAAAGCGGTCGGTTTCGGCAAAAACCTCACCGATGAGTGGAAAATGTACGCACGGCAGGTCAAAGCCAACGCCAAGATTCTGGCCGACGTTCTGATGGCACGCGGGTACGACGTCGTCAGCGGAGGCACCGACAACCACCTCGTGCTCGTCTCGTTCCTCGACAAGGATTTCAGCGGAAAAGATGCCGACGCCGCCCTCGGACGCGCAGGCATCACCGTCAACAAAAACACGGTACCCGGCGAGACGCGCAGCCCGTTTGTGACCAGCGGTATTCGCATCGGTTCTCCGGCACTCACCGCACGCGGCATGAAAGAGGCGGAGTTCGAAATCATCGCCAACGCGATCTGCGACGTACTCGACGATATCGGGAACGAAGAGAAACAGGCAAAGATCAAAGAGGAGATGACCCAACTGGCGCATCGCTTCGTCATCTACGACCGTCCTACCTATTAA
- a CDS encoding DUF1882 domain-containing protein, with translation MYNVDTQLIKFVTDHYYIQRPNIVNKIIHNGRTFYNKFERIDEPLTRQVMNDHADGKIVVAHDLINRFDKVENIVFDYNGRNPERFWHRAQLLLREEGFINFTAYETKTTGHLHLYVHKGHTTLQEAYQLGRLLSMKLATKLPKEWRMFPTSELPREYNILILPYRLYAKERGASWSKHM, from the coding sequence ATGTACAACGTCGATACGCAGCTCATCAAATTTGTCACGGATCACTACTATATCCAGCGGCCCAACATCGTGAACAAGATCATCCATAACGGGCGGACTTTCTACAACAAATTCGAGCGTATCGACGAGCCTTTGACACGCCAAGTGATGAACGACCACGCCGATGGAAAAATCGTCGTTGCGCACGACCTCATCAATCGCTTCGACAAAGTCGAAAATATCGTTTTCGACTACAACGGGCGCAATCCGGAACGATTCTGGCACAGAGCGCAGCTTCTACTGCGAGAGGAGGGGTTTATCAACTTCACGGCGTATGAGACCAAGACAACGGGCCATCTTCACCTCTATGTCCACAAAGGGCATACCACTTTGCAGGAAGCGTATCAGCTCGGACGTCTCCTCTCTATGAAGCTCGCAACAAAACTCCCGAAAGAGTGGCGTATGTTTCCGACCTCCGAACTTCCCAGAGAATACAACATCCTGATACTCCCGTACAGACTTTATGCGAAAGAGAGAGGCGCCTCCTGGTCGAAGCATATGTAA
- a CDS encoding SPOR domain-containing protein, whose protein sequence is MEEKQDDLDLIIKTKKPSGLKKLLLAAAILLLVLIFIILVTKSLIQSDNKTQSSVILPPEPVAHSQSPSKEPLFEQVPIEEEASGEKKIEQVIDKLKKSAPAPQKRAVEREPVTETTPAKRSVEPTKKAEREKAAVSPAPKPLQPKPKPVATGSYFIQVGAFFRYPPNKKFLDSIEKAGLHYVIAEGMKNGKPYKKVMVGPYPTRAAAQKDLDRVKKHINQNAYITKKR, encoded by the coding sequence ATGGAAGAGAAACAAGATGACCTCGATCTAATCATAAAGACAAAAAAACCTTCGGGGTTGAAGAAACTGCTGCTCGCAGCTGCCATTCTTCTGCTTGTACTGATCTTTATCATCCTTGTCACAAAAAGCCTGATTCAGAGTGACAACAAAACACAATCTTCTGTCATACTCCCTCCCGAGCCTGTCGCACACTCGCAAAGCCCTTCCAAAGAGCCTCTTTTCGAGCAGGTTCCCATCGAAGAGGAAGCTTCCGGTGAAAAGAAGATCGAACAGGTGATCGACAAACTCAAAAAGAGTGCGCCGGCACCGCAAAAAAGAGCGGTGGAGAGAGAACCTGTCACCGAAACCACACCTGCGAAAAGATCGGTCGAACCGACGAAGAAAGCGGAACGGGAAAAGGCGGCCGTATCTCCTGCGCCAAAACCGCTCCAGCCAAAACCGAAACCCGTAGCGACAGGAAGCTACTTCATTCAAGTCGGTGCCTTTTTCCGTTATCCTCCCAACAAAAAATTTCTCGATTCTATCGAAAAGGCGGGACTCCATTACGTTATCGCCGAAGGGATGAAGAACGGAAAACCCTACAAAAAGGTGATGGTGGGCCCCTACCCGACCAGAGCAGCGGCACAAAAAGATCTTGACCGTGTCAAAAAACATATCAACCAAAACGCCTATATCACAAAAAAGAGATAG
- a CDS encoding anthranilate synthase component I family protein gives MVFVKKILFDQFAPPALYAKIREHFNNDVTMLFESVGGNDEGNFSFIFIGAKERLIYKENTTTYIDEIGNRHTPETDPFSFLKSYYANIDQDAYKTKRLETGLGFLDGFIGYIGYDMVKVFEPVLKPYMDALEDRDGIPDFDMIRPKLVLAFSHKTSELSLITSDESTFKTFDALIELIESPYEYMTMKPIEKSEGGEFAFDEAKFHKMVDDSKEMIRSGDVFQILMSNRYVERAKVDPFSFYRILRSKNPSPYLFLLEFEDFSIAGSSPEVMVRLTDGNILLRPIAGTRKRGKTIDRDKEMEEEMLSDPKERAEHIMLVDLGRNDVGRVAKAGTVKVTALMRVERYSHVMHMVSDVEAKLDDGKDMFDLFAATFTAGTMTGAPKIRAMELIAEFEGIKRGFYSGSVGYFGFDGNMDSSITIRTALVKPEEIVLQAGAGVVADSKPELEYLEVKNKLAALRSTLDDLRA, from the coding sequence ATGGTTTTTGTCAAAAAGATACTCTTCGACCAGTTCGCACCGCCGGCGCTTTACGCTAAAATCAGAGAACACTTCAACAACGATGTCACGATGCTCTTCGAGAGTGTCGGAGGGAACGATGAAGGAAATTTCAGCTTCATCTTCATCGGTGCGAAAGAGCGGCTGATCTATAAAGAGAATACGACGACCTATATCGACGAGATCGGTAATCGCCACACGCCGGAAACCGACCCCTTCTCCTTTCTGAAATCCTACTATGCCAATATCGATCAGGATGCCTACAAAACGAAACGCCTGGAGACCGGCCTCGGTTTTCTCGACGGCTTCATCGGCTATATCGGCTACGACATGGTGAAAGTCTTCGAACCGGTGCTCAAACCCTACATGGATGCACTCGAAGACCGCGACGGCATCCCCGACTTCGACATGATCCGGCCGAAACTCGTTCTCGCATTTTCGCACAAAACCAGCGAACTGAGTCTCATTACATCGGATGAATCGACCTTTAAGACTTTCGATGCACTGATCGAACTGATCGAATCGCCCTACGAATATATGACGATGAAACCGATCGAGAAAAGCGAAGGAGGCGAGTTCGCCTTCGACGAAGCGAAATTTCACAAAATGGTCGACGACTCGAAAGAGATGATCCGAAGCGGCGACGTTTTTCAGATATTGATGTCCAACCGCTATGTGGAGAGAGCGAAAGTCGATCCTTTCAGTTTCTACCGGATTCTTCGTTCCAAAAACCCCTCCCCCTACCTCTTTCTTCTGGAATTCGAAGATTTCTCCATCGCCGGAAGTTCTCCGGAAGTGATGGTGCGGCTGACGGACGGAAACATTCTTCTGCGCCCCATCGCCGGAACGAGAAAGCGCGGAAAAACCATCGACCGCGACAAGGAGATGGAAGAGGAGATGCTAAGCGACCCGAAAGAGCGTGCCGAGCACATCATGCTCGTCGATCTCGGGCGAAACGACGTCGGACGCGTCGCCAAAGCGGGAACGGTCAAAGTCACGGCACTGATGCGTGTGGAACGCTATTCCCATGTCATGCACATGGTCAGCGACGTCGAAGCGAAGCTGGACGATGGCAAAGATATGTTCGACCTCTTCGCCGCCACCTTTACCGCCGGAACGATGACGGGAGCTCCGAAGATCCGCGCGATGGAGCTGATCGCCGAATTTGAAGGAATCAAGCGGGGCTTTTACAGCGGAAGCGTCGGGTACTTCGGCTTCGACGGCAACATGGACAGCTCCATCACGATCCGGACGGCCCTGGTAAAACCGGAGGAAATCGTCCTGCAAGCAGGTGCCGGCGTCGTCGCAGACAGCAAACCGGAACTCGAATATCTCGAAGTGAAAAACAAACTGGCGGCGCTGCGCAGTACGCTGGACGATCTACGCGCATAA
- a CDS encoding shikimate dehydrogenase, with product MKSLFALFGNPVHHSKSPLMHNLAFQKLGYDGCYTRWLLKEGARLRETFLALDLKGANITVPHKEAAFEAADIVEDFAAEVRAVNTLVLKEGKLYGYNTDAPGFYRALQKLGEVKTALIMGAGGTARALSLYLRSQGIDVEVVNRSAGRLEWFKAEGFVCHTWEGFDATPKDVVINTTSAGLEDNSLPMPKALLDAALAQAKYAVDVIYGKETPFLEEAKRLNLPHFDGSEMLLQQGIIAFDYFTDHRYTLDEIEKAMRPFLNL from the coding sequence ATGAAGTCACTTTTCGCACTCTTCGGCAATCCCGTCCACCACTCCAAATCGCCGCTGATGCACAACCTGGCGTTTCAAAAACTGGGATACGACGGCTGCTATACACGGTGGCTTCTAAAAGAGGGTGCCAGGCTGCGGGAAACTTTTCTCGCGCTCGACCTCAAAGGGGCCAACATCACGGTCCCCCATAAAGAGGCAGCCTTCGAAGCGGCCGATATCGTCGAAGATTTCGCCGCCGAAGTCCGCGCCGTCAATACCCTCGTCCTGAAAGAGGGCAAACTTTACGGCTACAACACCGACGCCCCCGGCTTCTACCGCGCCCTTCAAAAACTCGGAGAGGTCAAAACCGCTCTCATCATGGGTGCCGGCGGCACGGCACGTGCCCTCTCCCTCTACCTGCGAAGTCAAGGCATCGACGTCGAGGTCGTCAACCGTTCGGCAGGCCGGCTTGAGTGGTTCAAAGCGGAGGGGTTTGTCTGCCACACCTGGGAGGGGTTCGACGCGACACCCAAAGATGTCGTCATCAACACCACCTCCGCCGGCCTCGAAGACAATAGCCTTCCAATGCCCAAAGCGCTGCTCGACGCCGCTCTCGCACAGGCCAAATACGCCGTCGACGTCATCTACGGCAAAGAGACGCCGTTTCTCGAAGAGGCGAAAAGACTGAATCTTCCCCATTTCGACGGTTCGGAGATGCTCCTGCAGCAAGGCATCATCGCATTCGACTACTTCACCGACCACCGCTACACACTCGACGAGATCGAAAAGGCGATGCGGCCGTTTTTGAATCTCTAA
- the recR gene encoding recombination mediator RecR: MKNKIESFENLVDALEALPSIGKKSAQRMAYHMVMDDHFGAMKIAHAIEKAVQDIQQCERCGAMSEDELCPVCADITRDHSKLCIVEHAKDILQIEAGGDYDGTYFVIASVEHLDGGKLTDRIEEGVEEVIFAFTPSIATDAMILFIEEKLKDYDLVFTKIAQGVPTGVSLENIDMLSLSRALQDRVKV, encoded by the coding sequence ATGAAAAACAAGATAGAGAGTTTCGAAAACCTTGTCGACGCCCTGGAGGCGCTGCCTTCCATCGGGAAGAAATCGGCACAGCGAATGGCCTACCATATGGTGATGGACGACCACTTCGGCGCGATGAAGATCGCCCATGCGATCGAGAAGGCGGTACAAGACATTCAGCAGTGCGAACGGTGCGGTGCCATGAGCGAAGACGAGCTCTGTCCCGTCTGTGCGGACATTACGCGCGACCACTCCAAACTCTGCATCGTCGAGCACGCGAAGGATATTCTGCAGATCGAAGCGGGTGGAGATTACGACGGCACCTACTTCGTCATCGCATCGGTGGAGCATCTCGATGGCGGGAAGCTGACCGACCGCATCGAAGAGGGGGTAGAAGAGGTGATCTTCGCCTTTACGCCGAGTATCGCCACCGATGCGATGATTCTTTTCATCGAAGAGAAGCTCAAAGATTACGATCTGGTCTTTACGAAGATCGCACAGGGCGTACCGACCGGAGTGAGCCTCGAAAACATCGATATGCTTTCGCTGTCACGTGCCCTGCAGGACCGGGTGAAGGTTTAG